In a single window of the Caldilineales bacterium genome:
- a CDS encoding GNAT family N-acetyltransferase, which yields MNTNSLSSLQPGDFPHYIWRPAVLEDAAAIQRLFLAGDAADGTHRTDSISDIEREFKDPDVDVEKDSLVAFTPDGEIAALAWVYIFPTAETKLQAYFWGGVHPQHRRQGLGSAILGWMEARASAALLARPENLPRVLRLHCNDFEHERIDFFTRHGYQAKRYFYEMRRDLGQPIPAPAMNGGLRLVEWTPELDPFIFEAFNESFRDHWGFEPMTKAAWELFMVGRESFLPTMSYAVLDGDQVAGFSINFLNEEENERKGIREAWVGDLGVRRPWRKRGIATALLHRSMLDFKAAGLDYASLGVDTENPTGALGVYERVGFTPVKRSISFQKPVERPPTAAAA from the coding sequence ATGAATACCAACAGCCTCTCATCGCTCCAACCGGGCGATTTCCCCCATTACATCTGGCGGCCCGCCGTGCTTGAAGACGCAGCCGCCATCCAGCGCCTGTTCCTTGCCGGCGATGCCGCCGACGGCACCCACCGCACCGACAGCATTTCCGACATCGAGCGGGAGTTCAAGGACCCCGACGTCGACGTCGAGAAGGACAGCCTCGTGGCTTTCACACCCGACGGCGAGATAGCCGCCCTGGCCTGGGTCTACATCTTCCCCACGGCCGAGACCAAGCTGCAAGCCTACTTCTGGGGCGGGGTGCATCCTCAGCACCGGCGTCAGGGGCTCGGCAGCGCCATCCTCGGCTGGATGGAAGCCCGCGCCAGCGCCGCGCTTTTGGCTCGGCCCGAAAACCTGCCCCGCGTCCTACGGCTGCACTGCAACGACTTCGAGCACGAGCGCATCGACTTCTTCACCCGCCACGGCTACCAGGCAAAGCGCTATTTCTACGAAATGCGCCGCGACCTGGGCCAGCCCATCCCCGCGCCTGCTATGAACGGCGGCCTGCGACTGGTCGAATGGACGCCTGAGCTCGACCCCTTCATCTTCGAAGCCTTCAACGAGTCGTTCCGCGACCACTGGGGCTTCGAGCCGATGACAAAGGCGGCCTGGGAGCTGTTCATGGTCGGACGCGAGAGCTTCCTGCCCACGATGTCCTACGCCGTGCTGGATGGCGACCAGGTGGCCGGCTTCTCGATCAACTTCCTCAATGAGGAAGAGAACGAGCGCAAGGGCATCCGCGAGGCCTGGGTGGGCGATCTGGGCGTGCGCCGGCCCTGGCGCAAGCGCGGCATCGCCACCGCCCTGCTGCACCGCTCCATGCTTGACTTCAAGGCCGCCGGCCTGGACTACGCCAGCCTGGGCGTGGACACCGAGAACCCCACCGGCGCCCTGGGAGTCTACGAACGGGTCGGCTTCACCCCGGTCAAGCGCAGCATCAGCTTTCAGAAGCCGGTCGAGCGACCGCCCACCGCCGCAGCGGCGTAA
- a CDS encoding YceI family protein: protein MTHTRLLLFTSLLLVVLLAACAPAATPTPAPAPAATAVPPAESSPQPPDEGVALDVRTFRLDPARSQASYTAEEEFFNEAVGMLGKALGLANAVGVTNALQGEFAVSPFTPPQVVSGQFQVDISTLKSDDNRRDNRIRQRWLESSRYPSAAFVPTGIQDFPADAAEGQPFSFKLAGDMTIRQVTKPVVFDVTATLQGNELTGVAQAELLMTDFGFEPPDMPGLLKVKDAVTVKLEFTAVEAGG, encoded by the coding sequence ATGACCCACACCCGCCTCCTCCTGTTCACCAGCCTCCTGCTCGTCGTCCTCCTGGCCGCGTGTGCGCCGGCAGCGACGCCCACCCCGGCACCCGCTCCGGCTGCCACCGCCGTCCCACCCGCCGAATCCAGCCCGCAACCGCCCGACGAGGGTGTGGCCCTGGATGTGCGCACCTTCCGCCTCGACCCGGCCCGCAGCCAGGCCAGCTACACCGCCGAAGAGGAATTCTTCAACGAGGCGGTGGGGATGTTGGGCAAGGCGCTGGGGCTGGCCAACGCCGTCGGCGTCACCAACGCCTTGCAGGGCGAGTTCGCTGTGTCGCCCTTCACCCCGCCGCAGGTGGTGTCCGGCCAGTTCCAGGTCGATATCAGCACCCTCAAAAGCGACGACAACCGCCGCGACAACCGCATCCGCCAGCGTTGGCTGGAATCGTCGCGCTACCCCTCGGCGGCATTCGTCCCCACCGGCATCCAGGACTTCCCCGCCGATGCCGCCGAGGGCCAGCCCTTCAGCTTCAAACTGGCCGGGGACATGACCATCCGCCAGGTCACCAAGCCGGTGGTGTTCGATGTGACCGCCACCTTGCAGGGCAACGAGCTGACCGGCGTGGCCCAGGCGGAGTTGCTGATGACCGATTTCGGCTTCGAGCCGCCCGACATGCCCGGTCTGCTGAAGGTGAAGGATGCGGTGACGGTGAAGTTGGAGTTTACGGCGGTGGAAGCGGGAGGTTGA
- a CDS encoding HEPN domain-containing protein, which translates to MIDIEKQVAYWRNGALSDWEAAQVLLRRQLVRQGLFLLHLALEKALKAHVCRQTNDLAPRIHDLAKLAHLARLSLSEEQLDVLADANPFDFESLYGDASLPPLSRQEAALVLRRTEGVFEWMISQL; encoded by the coding sequence ATGATCGACATCGAAAAGCAGGTCGCCTACTGGCGCAATGGCGCCCTATCGGACTGGGAAGCAGCCCAGGTTTTGCTGCGCCGTCAATTGGTGCGCCAGGGCCTCTTTCTCCTCCATCTTGCTCTGGAAAAAGCCCTGAAGGCCCACGTTTGCAGGCAGACCAATGACCTGGCGCCAAGAATCCACGATTTGGCAAAGCTTGCCCACCTTGCGCGGTTGTCCTTGTCAGAAGAACAGCTCGATGTTCTGGCAGACGCCAATCCGTTCGACTTCGAGAGCCTTTATGGCGACGCCTCCCTGCCTCCACTATCTCGCCAGGAAGCCGCCCTGGTTCTGCGCCGAACCGAAGGGGTATTCGAATGGATGATCAGCCAGTTGTAG
- a CDS encoding ATP-binding protein, giving the protein MMKLPIGIQAFEVMRSQGFVYVDKTRWIHQLVTEGIYYFMARPRRFGKSLLVSTLRCLFQGRRELFDGLWIAEPGRWDWQPHPVVVLDFNQIAHDTPENLHLGLMRALEQIAESYQLSLREPLLQGRFVELVLKLQQVAGQPVVVLIDEYDKPLIDHLGRGEPGLEVARANRDILRNFFAVLKGSDVAPVLRFVLLTGVSRFSRVSVFSALNNLNDISMHEDYAGMLGYTDEELDPYFSSHITRLATKLGVEHAGAHAALAHYYDGYRFSTSPLQVYNPFSVLVALDRRELNNYWFETGTPTFLIDLLREKQYSLPALEGLQVSPSAFSTFELERLSPEALLFQTGYLTIHDVQDNIYTLGYPNQEVKTAFTEAMLFGLESLASETSSHVLRLSRYLQAENLTSFFTSIQAVFASIPYDIQTKRDEAYYHTLFYLMLSASGGQAQSSVLTARGRIDMVVAFPDKVYVVEFKCNQDARAAIRQIRGQGYADPYGGGGRKVLLLGIDFSTEARNVAEWVVEEG; this is encoded by the coding sequence ATGATGAAGCTACCGATCGGGATCCAGGCGTTCGAGGTCATGCGCAGCCAGGGCTTTGTCTACGTGGACAAGACGCGCTGGATTCACCAATTGGTCACGGAGGGCATCTACTACTTCATGGCGCGACCGCGGCGCTTTGGCAAGTCGCTGCTGGTTTCCACATTGCGTTGCCTGTTCCAGGGCCGGCGCGAGTTATTCGATGGGCTGTGGATCGCCGAGCCGGGTCGCTGGGATTGGCAGCCGCATCCGGTGGTGGTGCTTGACTTCAACCAGATCGCGCATGACACACCGGAAAACCTTCACCTGGGCCTGATGCGCGCTCTGGAGCAAATCGCCGAGAGCTATCAATTATCGCTTCGAGAACCGCTGTTACAGGGGCGATTCGTCGAGTTGGTGCTGAAATTGCAGCAAGTCGCGGGCCAGCCGGTGGTTGTGTTGATCGACGAATATGACAAGCCCCTGATCGACCACCTCGGCAGAGGCGAGCCTGGGCTGGAAGTGGCGCGGGCCAATCGAGACATCCTGCGGAACTTCTTTGCCGTGCTCAAGGGCAGCGACGTCGCTCCCGTGCTGCGTTTTGTCTTGCTGACCGGCGTCTCGCGCTTCAGTCGCGTCTCCGTCTTCTCGGCGCTGAACAATCTCAACGACATCAGTATGCACGAGGATTATGCCGGCATGTTAGGGTACACGGACGAAGAGCTCGACCCTTACTTCAGCAGCCATATCACTCGCCTGGCGACTAAACTGGGCGTCGAACACGCAGGGGCGCATGCAGCCCTGGCGCACTATTATGACGGCTATCGCTTCTCCACCAGCCCGCTCCAAGTTTACAACCCCTTTTCGGTGCTGGTCGCGCTGGATCGCCGTGAGCTGAACAACTATTGGTTCGAGACTGGTACACCGACCTTTTTGATCGACTTGCTGCGGGAGAAACAATACTCTCTGCCGGCATTGGAAGGTCTTCAAGTAAGCCCATCCGCCTTTTCAACCTTTGAACTGGAGCGCCTGTCGCCTGAAGCATTGCTGTTCCAGACCGGCTACCTCACCATTCACGATGTGCAAGACAACATCTATACCCTTGGTTATCCCAATCAGGAAGTCAAGACTGCCTTCACCGAAGCGATGTTGTTCGGTCTTGAGTCTCTGGCTTCCGAAACAAGTTCCCACGTACTGCGGCTCTCGCGCTATCTGCAAGCAGAAAACCTGACGAGCTTCTTCACCTCGATCCAGGCTGTTTTCGCTTCGATCCCGTATGACATCCAAACCAAACGGGACGAGGCCTACTACCACACGCTCTTTTACCTCATGCTTTCGGCTTCTGGTGGACAGGCGCAGAGCAGTGTGCTGACCGCGCGCGGGCGCATCGACATGGTGGTGGCCTTCCCCGATAAGGTCTATGTTGTGGAGTTCAAGTGCAACCAGGATGCACGAGCAGCTATTCGCCAGATTCGCGGCCAGGGCTACGCCGACCCCTATGGCGGCGGAGGCCGCAAGGTGCTCTTGCTGGGAATCGACTTCAGCACCGAGGCGCGGAATGTGGCCGAGTGGGTGGTGGAGGAGGGGTAG